The sequence GGCGTGCTGGCGTGGTTCCTGCCGCTGCTCGGCGTCTATCTCGCCCTCCCCGCCGCCGACCGGGCCGCCGAGTCGCCCTGGCTGCACGCGGCACTGGTCAGCGTGCTGATTTTCGGCGTCGGCCTGCTGGTGGTCCGCCTGGCGCAGGTGCTGGAGGACGTGCTCGGGAAACGGCTGCAAATGGACGTGGCCGACAACCTGCGCGCACGCAAATTCCACACCCAGTTCCGCATCCTGCGCCAGGTCCTGACGCTCATCATCTGGCTGCTCACCGCCAGCGCCATCCTGCTGCAGTTCGACGGCTTCCGGCAGTTCGGCCAGGGCCTGCTGGCCTCTGCCGGCATCGCTAGCCTGGTGATCGGCTTTGCTGCCCAGAAAACACTGGGCAACCTCATCGCCGGCTTCCAGATCGCCATCACCCAGCCGATCCGGCTCGACGACGTGGTGGTGGTGGAGAACGAGTGGGGGCGCATCGAGGAAATCACCCTCACTTACGTGGTGGTGAAGATCTGGGACGAGCGGCGCCTGGTGCTGCCGATCAGCTATTTCCTCGAAAACCCCTTCACCAACTGGACCCGGCGCAGCGCCGAGATCCTCGGCACGGTGTTCCTGCACGTCGATTACACGGTGCCGATCGACGGGCTGCGCAAGGAGCTGGAGCGCCTGGTCAAGCACCACGACGACTGGGACGGCCGGGTGGTCGAGATCGTGGCCTTCGAGGCGCGGCCGACCACGCTGGAGCTGCGCGCCCTGGTCAGTTCACGTGACTCCGGCGCCGCCTGGCGCCTGCGCTGCCACGTGCGCGAAGGGCTGGTGACCTGGCTGCAGCGCGAGCATCCCGATGCCCTGCCCCGCTTCCGCATCACGGACACGCTCACCCCCGTCCCCGAGTCCGAGTCCGAGTCCGGGTCCGGGTCCGGGTCCGGGTCCGGGTCCGGGTCCGAGTCCGCCCCCAAAGCCGAGTAGCTTTCCCCCTGCGGTAGTTCCGTATTCAGTCCTGCTGCGCTGCGGTCATACTAGTCAGTGGCGTCTACCCACACCCACAAGGAAAGGGGGACCGGGCATGTCTGAGCGCACCCGCCCGACCAGTTCCGACGCCGCCGCCGCGATCGACGAGGTACTTCTCGCGGAGTCGGCAGCACGGCAAGCCATGGAGGCGTGCCGCCAGGAGGCCGAGAGTATTCTCGAGGCCGCCCGGGAGGATGCGCGCCGCATCACCCGTATCGCCAACCAGCGCGTCACGCGACTGCACAACCACTGCGACGGCCTGGTGCGCGAGCGCATTGACGCGATCCGGGCGTCGGCAGGCGAGGAAGCCGTCCGCACCGAGCTGAATGCCGCCGATCGGGAGATGCTCAGGCAGGCGGTGGGACGCCTCGCTGCACGACTCACCCGGCCGGCCGATGGCTGAGGACGCGCGCCTCGCTTACCTGCAGGCCCGCCTGCAGGCCCGTCACGGCGACCGCCCGTCGGCCGACGACTGGCGCGTGGCTGAAGCCAGCGCCGACCTGTCGCATTTCCTCGAGGCCGTGCGCCGCACCGCACTGAAGCGCTGGATCGGCGACGTCAACCCGGACATGGCACCGGACGCGATCGAGCGCTACTTCCGCGCCGCCTGGCGTGGGGCCGTGGACGAAGTCGCGGACTGGTCGCCCGAAGACTGGCGCGACGCCGTCGCCTGGCTGTGCTGGCTGCCGGACCTGCCCGCCGTCGAGCACCTGCTGCGCGGCCTCAAGATCCCGCCGTGGATGCGCGAGGATCCGGTACTGAAAGAGGTCGCCTTCGAGGATCCGCAGCGGCGCCTTGAAGCCTTCAGCGAACAACCGCTGGCACCCCTGCTGGAGGGCAATCCGGAGGGCGATCCGGAGGACGCCACCCTCGACACACCCCCCGACCCCGACGCACCACGCGTCGCGGCGCGCTGGGTCGCGGAGTGGCGCCGCCGCCTGCCGCGC comes from Thioalkalivibrio sp. XN279 and encodes:
- a CDS encoding mechanosensitive ion channel family protein, with product MQETSNILSTFWDSTRPWAEGLAVLAVGAVAGLLAVFVARLALKLFLARQHPVFAESVRRRWMGVLAWFLPLLGVYLALPAADRAAESPWLHAALVSVLIFGVGLLVVRLAQVLEDVLGKRLQMDVADNLRARKFHTQFRILRQVLTLIIWLLTASAILLQFDGFRQFGQGLLASAGIASLVIGFAAQKTLGNLIAGFQIAITQPIRLDDVVVVENEWGRIEEITLTYVVVKIWDERRLVLPISYFLENPFTNWTRRSAEILGTVFLHVDYTVPIDGLRKELERLVKHHDDWDGRVVEIVAFEARPTTLELRALVSSRDSGAAWRLRCHVREGLVTWLQREHPDALPRFRITDTLTPVPESESESGSGSGSGSGSGSESAPKAE